A region of Cottoperca gobio unplaced genomic scaffold, fCotGob3.1 fCotGob3_28arrow_ctg1, whole genome shotgun sequence DNA encodes the following proteins:
- the LOC115005261 gene encoding flocculation protein FLO11-like, whose amino-acid sequence MEAFNEMFGNHNVCVRHDPRLRKESIGGVPPHHHTVHSGTDHNSCHLCAQVRSKKGRRQSRTTRSKQRPGEQTVFSVGRFRVTHTDKKLHGDPIPLVSSGDQLDQSQDSEERKEGGYNLRSMFKDVRPPSEGSNGVAPNVGKRRKSVTIFGLRRCSDPTCMKVEEGGVRLAIQQQHVVLEELLQAENNEIASECDTKPGIKPETEPSNNQMPALPQWEAKTSGSVISPSSQSEDWAHGSKSGPEDGSKHGLSPEPHTNLMIKPSVGTTSASAPSLLPVPSHASSAQKFTTKKQRDAEDKVLKNEEAYDPGPLQTSTPIAPTTGSIPGFTPVIPTGQPEPCSSKGFHVTQIPPDPSSSPDLKSGFGATQALISFGSSPSSLYPIKTPSSDSLKTPISPGVFTPNPKLTLRNIPSEAAKTSAFPPALTPSFKLPSGASLSFGKSTSPLQAQTPSPALTARPKLKTMPVSPQTPSSSSADQNPCFGSSAHPISKSGSVTSVTSFTKGDMILSPLSLEEQELEGAIIQTTDEKTEILRVGILKKAKLLPVEGNSKASGLYSPPDQLSKNRLSSLPPSPSRPLSPSSPIESRMSSVTIVKASPDSKREFSVFTLVEEKETSTTIQDQKVETSEFRIESEKARISPAVGQGRDIYVSGVRQPESQTPETPGAEVRPRVSQEKDDMVEMEDIRDCKVTQVEEAERVEEELEKMVNI is encoded by the exons ATGGAAGCCTTCAATGAGATGTTTGGAAACCACAATGTCTGTGTGCGCCATGACCCCAG GTTGCGTAAGGAGTCCATTGGTGGTGTTCCTCCCCATCACCACACAGTCCACTCAGGCACCGACCACAACTCCTGCCACCTTTGTGCGCAGGTCCGATCTAAAAAGGGTAGACGACAAAGCCGAACCACCCGCTCTAAACAACGACCTGGAGAGCAGACTGTTTTCTCTGTTGGCAG GTTCCGGGTGACTCACACTGATAAGAAGCTTCATGGAGATCCTATTCCATTGGTCAGTTCAGGGGACCAGCTGGACCAATCCCAGGACAGCGAGGAGCGGAAGGAGGGTGGGTACAACCTGAGAAGCATGTTCAAGGATGTTCGACCGCCTTCAGAGGGCTCCAATGGGGTTGCTCCGAATGTGGGAAAACGCAGGAAGAGTGTAACCATATTCGGGTTGAGGCGGTGTAGCGACCCCACTTGCATGAAAGTAGAAGAGGGAGGTGTTAGACTTGCTATTCAGCAGCAACATGTAGTGCTGGAGGAACTGTTGCAAGCAGAGAACAATGAAATTGCTTCTGAATGTGATACTAAACCTGGTATCAAACCTGAAACTGAGCCCTCAAATAATCAAATGCCTGCTTTACCTCAATGGGAGGCTAAAACTTCAGGTTCTGTTATTTCTCCCTCTTCCCAAAGTGAGGACTGGGCCCATGGCTCTAAGTCTGGTCCTGAAGATGGCTCTAAACATGGGCTCAGTCCTGAACCTCATACAAACCTTATGATCAAACCTTCTGTTGGGACTACATCAGCTTCTGCCCCCAGCTTGCTTCCTGTTCCATCTCATGCTTCGTCTGCACAAAAATttacaacaaagaaacaaagagatgcTGAGGATAAGGTGTTAAAAAATGAAGAGGCATATGATCCTGGGCCACTACAGACCTCTACACCAATTGCCCCTACGACTGGATCAATTCCAGGTTTCACTCCTGTCATTCCTACTGGTCAACCTGAACCCTGTTCTAGCAAAGGTTTTCATGTTACCCAAATTCCCCCTGACCCAAGCTCCAGCCCAGATCTGAAATCAGGTTTTGGTGCTACGCAAGCTTTAATAAGCTTCGGTTCATCCCCTTCATCTTTGTACCCAATCAAGACCCCATCTTCAGACTCATTAAAAACTCCTATCTCACCCGGGGTGTTCACGCCAAACCCAAAATTAACCTTAAGAAATATACCATCAGAGGCTGCAAAAACTTCTGCTTTCCCCCCCGCCCTCACTCCCAGCTTCAAACTCCCATCAGGAGCATCTTTATCTTTTGGAAAAAGTACTAGTCCATTACAAGCCCAAACTCCCTCACCTGCTCTTACTGCTAGACCCAAACTTAAAACCATGCCAGTATCACCACAaaccccctcttcttcttcagctgacCAAAACCCGTGCTTCGGAAGTTCAGCTCATCCAATTTCAAAGTCAGGAAGTGTGACGTCTGTAACATCTTTTACCAAAGGGGATATGATTTTAAGCCCATTATCTCTAGAGGAACAAGAGCTGGAAGGAGCCATAATCCAGACAACAGACgaaaagacagaaatactgAGGGTAGGGATTCTCAAAAAAGCTAAACTTTTACCAGTCGAGGGAAATTCTAAAGCTTCTGGCCTTTACTCTCCACCTGATCAGCTTTCTAAAAACAGACTGAGCAGTTTGCCTCCATCACCGTCCAGGCCACTGTCCCCCTCCTCACCTATAGAAAGCAGAATGAGTAGTGTGACTATCGTCAAAGCCAGCCCTGACAGTAAGAGAGAgttttctgttttcactttggtggaggagaaagaaaccTCTACTACAATACAAGACCAGAAAGTAGAGACTTCTGAATTTAGGATTGAATCAGAAAAAGCAAGAATTAGTCCAGCGGTTGGTCAGGGAAGAGATATTTATGTCTCAGGTGTTAGACAACCTGAAAGTCAGACACCTGAGACTCCTGGAGCAGAGGTTAGGCCAAGGGTGAGCCAAGAGAAGGATGATATGGTGGAGATGGAAGATATTAGGGACTGCAAAGTGACGCAGGTGGAAGAAGCAGAGAGGGTGGAGGAAGAGTTGGAGAAGATGGTAAACATTTAG